One region of Purpureocillium takamizusanense chromosome 4, complete sequence genomic DNA includes:
- the ILV2 gene encoding Acetolactate synthase (COG:E~COG:H~EggNog:ENOG503NVDF), producing MDESFIGKTGGEIFHEMMLRQGVKHIFGYPGGAILPVFDAIYNSKHFDFILPRHEQGAGHMAEGYARASGKPGVVLVTSGPGATNVVTPMQDALSDGTPLVVFCGQVPTTAIGSDAFQEADVVGISRACTKWNVMVKNVAELPRRINEAFEIATSGRPGPVLVDLPKDVTAGILRRAIPTETALPALPSAASRAAMEASRKHLEHTLKRVADLVNKAKQPVIYAGQGIIQSEGGPELLKELADKASIPVTTTLQGLGGFDELDEKSLHMLGMHGSAYANMAMQEADLIIALGARFDDRVTLNVAKFAPGARAAAAEKRGGIVHFEVMPKNINKVVQATEAVEGNVGSNLKLLLPEVQAKTMDDRKEWFGKINEWKKKWPLSHYERAERNGLIKPQTLIEELSKLTADRKDKTYIATGVGQHQMWTAQHFRWRHPRSMITSGGLGTMGFGLPAAIGAKVAQPDALVIDIDGDASFGMTLTELATAAQFNIGVKVIVLNNEEQGMVTQWQNLFYEDRYAHTHQVNPDFMKLADSMRVQGRRCVDPADVVDSLKWLINSDGPALLEVVTDKKVPVLPMVPAGSALHEFLVFDAEKDKKRREMMRERTSGLHG from the exons ATGGACGAATC GTTCATcggcaagacgggcggcgagatcTTTCACGAAATGATGCTGAGGCAAGGCGTCAAGCACATCT TTGGAtaccccggcggcgccatcctGCCCGTCTTCGATGCCATCTACAACTCAAAACACTTCGACTTCATCCTGCCCAGAcacgagcagggcgccggcCACATGGCCGAGGGTTATGCCCGCGCGTCCGGCAagcccggcgtcgtcctcgtcacaTCGGGGCCTGGCGCCACCAACGTCGTGACCCCGATGCAGGACGCCCTGTCTGACGGCacgcccctcgtcgtcttttGCGGCCAGGTCCCGACCACGGCCATCGGCAGCGACGCCTTCcaggaggccgacgtcgtGGGCATCTCCCGCGCCTGCACCAAGTGGAACGTCATGGTCAAGAACGTCGCGGAGCTGCCGCGGAGAATCAACGAGGCATTTGAGATTGCCACGAgcggccgccccggccccgtcctcgtcgacctgccCAAGGACGTCACCGCCGGTATCCTGCGGAGAGCCATCCCCACGGAGACGGCTCTGCCCGCGCtgccgagcgccgcctcgcgcgccgccatggaggcgAGCCGGAAACACCTCGAGCACACTCTcaagcgcgtcgccgaccttgtcaacaaggccaagcagccCGTAATCTACGCTGGTCAGGGCATCATTCAGTCCGAGGGCGGGCCCGAGCTCCtcaaggagctggccgacaaGGCCTCCATCCCCGTCACCACGACTCTccagggcctgggcgggttcgacgagctcgacgaaaAGTCGCTGCACATGCTCGGCATGCACGGCTCGGCCTATGCCAATATGGCCATGCAGGAGGCcgacctcatcatcgccctggGCGCGCGCTTCGACGACCGCGTCACCCTCAACGTGGCCAAGTTTGCGCCCGGtgcgagggccgccgcggctgagAAGCGCGGTGGCATCGTCCACTTTGAGGTGATGCCCAAGAACATCAACAAGGTGGTGCAGGccaccgaggccgtcgagggcaacGTCGGCAGCAACCTCAAGCTCCTCCTGCCCGAGGTGCAGGCCAAGACCATGGACGACCGCAAGGAGTGGTTCGGCAAGATCAACGAGTGGAAGAAGAAGTGGCCGCTGTCGCACTATGAGCGTGCGGAGCGCAACGGGCTCATCAAGCCGCAGACTCTGATTGAGGAGCTGAGCAAGCTGACGGCGGACCGCAAGGACAAGACGTACATTGCCACGGGCGTCGGGCAGCATCAGATGTGGACGGCCCAGCACTTCCGGTGGAGGCACCCGCGCAGCATGATCACGTCGGGCGGCCTGGGAACCATGGGCTTTGGCCTGCCGGCGGCCATCGGCGCCAAGGTGGCGCAgcccgacgccctcgtcatcgacatTGACGGTGACGCCTCGTTCGGCATGACGCTGACggagctggcgacggcggcgcagttCAACATTGGCGTCAAGGTCATTGTGCTGAACAATGAGGAGCAGGGCATGGTGACGCAGTGGCAGAACCTCTTCTACGAGGACCGCTACGCGCACACGCACCAGGTCAACCCCGACTTTATGAAGCTGGCCGACTCGATGCGcgtccaaggccgacgatgcgTGGACCCGGCCGACGTGGTCGACAGCCTGAAGTGGCTGATCAACAGCGACGGCCCGGCCCTGCTGGAGGTGGTGACGGACAAGAAGGTGCCCGTCCTGCCCATGGTGCCAGCGGGCTCGGCCCTGCACGAGTTTTTGGTGTTTGACGCAG AAAAGGACAAGAAGCGACGAGAGATGATGCGGGAGCGGACCTCGGGCCTGCACGGCTAG
- a CDS encoding uncharacterized protein (COG:S~EggNog:ENOG503PQST), with amino-acid sequence MFPLRPTDDANVRPLTDEDHHQLLRLVQRYGIPSLLCALTGSPDSSGASTFSASTLISSISAPSLAWTNSDASQCRSDDASINTQCTWPELAQEMPSLHQPEPTKIMERSWLDSPGPVPSPLPPSDVTSHPSPQLLAPTSKKYQCPMCFLDSSPVGFGRKSDFKKHLHNFHGSDVVWICRSKGCHLTFSTERAYSTHAKDVHRMKALPNSSARTELCAQVVFACGFASCKDRLFEAQTADDSSAARDKHFEHIAKHFEEGFDVRLWEYKVQIQNLMRQPQVKHTWKTGIWPKEKRQQLSWRPRSSGDLKRMLECRHLGNDISTLVRLAYILGTAPFTSPGTPPPSEIDAYFQLPYRSLCLIDSPGHCLTSPSPKTEDDNSSILTFPKRRSSRSSLTQSVFRLPSRQGKRSSRPPTPASVMGGGGVTSAPSTTPSVQGLGGVSVGGDDTIMADDPTVGPHPGTPFPIPNETVWPVDAPKFAPESGLVLPKQEHTPPPVDNPHLMYAMQMEQDPHQSWCPMPVQYDPYGTPIGMPHGLYDYTMNASEVSTVRPATPVPHKRPASWGRVVSMESMRPAKKSVPHESPPCPPEMMPTMLGM; translated from the exons ATGTTCCCGCTTCGTcccaccgacgacgccaacgtcCGCCCTCTGACCGATGAGGATCACCACCAACTCCTTCGACTCGTTCAGCGGTATGGCATCCCCAGTCTCTTGTGTGCCCTGACCGGCTCCCCCGATTCAT CCGGTGCCTCGACCTTTTCGGCGAGCACcctcatcagcagcatcagcgcTCCGTCTCTGGCATGGACCAACTCGGACGCCTCCCAGTGCCGCTCCGACGATGCATCCATCAACACGCAGTGCACGTGGCCAGAGCTCGCCCAGGAGATGCCCTCCCTGCACCAGCCGGAGCCCACCAAGATCATGGAGCGCTCCTGGCTCGACTCGCCCGGCCCcgtgccctcgccgctgcctcccaGCGACGTCACTTCGCACCCCtcgccgcagctcctcgcgccCACGTCCAAGAAGTATCAGTGCCCCATGTGCTTCCTCGACAGCAGccccgtcggcttcggccgcAAGAGCGACTTCAAGAAGCACCTCCACAACTTCCACGGCTCCGACGTCGTCTGGATCTGCCGCTCCAAGGGCTGCCACCTCACCTTCTCCACCGAGCGTGCCTACAGCACACACGCCAAGGACGTCCATCGGATGAAGGCCCTGCCCAACAGCTCCGCCCGCACCGAGCTGTGCGCCCAGGTCGTCTTCGCGTGCGGCTTCGCCTCGTGCAAGGACCGCCTGTTCGAGGcgcagacggccgacgactcctcggccgcgcgtGACAAGCACTTTGAGCACATTGCCAAGCACTTTGAGGAGGGCTTCGACGTTCGTCTGTGGGAGTACAAGGTGCAAATTCAGAACCTGATGCGCCAGCCCCAAGTCAAGCATACCTGGAAAACGGGCATCTGGCCCAAGGAGAAGCGCCAGCAGCTCTCCTGGCGGCCGCGGTCCTCGGGGGACCTGAAGCGCATGCTCGAGTGTCGGCACCTGGGCAACGACATTTCCACTCTGGTTCGCCTAGCCTACATATTGGGCACCGCGCCCTTCACGTCGCCAGGCACGCCTCCTCCCAGCGAGATTGACGCCTACTTTCAGCTGCCCTACCGCAGTCTGTGTCTCATCGACTCGCCGGGCCATTGCCTGACGAGCCCAAGCCCAAAGACGGAAGACGACAACTCCTCCATATTGACCTTCCCAAAGCGGCGGTCGAGTCGGTCGAGTCTGACACAGTCCGTGTTTCGCCTGCCGAGCCGCCAGGGAAAGCggtcgtcgcggccaccaacgccggcgagcgtcatgggcggcggcggcgttaCAAGCGCACccagcacgacgccgtcggtgcaagggctcggcggcgtcagcgtgggcggcgacgacacgatCATGGCAGACGACCCGACGGTCGGGCCGCACCCAGGCACGCCTTTCCCGATCCCCAACGAAACGGTGTggcccgtcgacgcgcccaAGTTCGCGCCCGAGTCTGGGCTTGTGCTTCCCAAGCAAGagcacacgccgccgcccgtcgacaaTCCTCATCTCATGTACGCCATGCAGATGGAGCAAGACCCGCATCAGTCGTGGTGCCCCATGCCCGTTCAGTACGACCCGTATGGTACTCCGATCGGCATGCCGCATGGACTCTACGACTATACCATGAACGCCAGCGAGGTGTCGACGGTGCGGCCAGCCACGCCGGTGCCGCACAAGCGACCCGCCTCCTGGGGCCGCGTCGTGAGCATGGAGAGCATGCGGCCGGCCAAAAAGTCGGTACCGCACGAGAGCCCGCCGTGCCCCCCGGAGATGATGCCGACTATGCTGGGCATGTAG
- the ILV2 gene encoding Acetolactate synthase (COG:E~COG:H~EggNog:ENOG503NVDF), with amino-acid sequence MMLRSRQATKALRALGQTRHFTSTTQPAAVQAPRKVASGRRNQATAATSAAPNVRATPSPAFNAEDQQKHNHVQPLVNPQKSDMDESFIGKTGGEIFHEMMLRQGVKHIFGYPGGAILPVFDAIYNSKHFDFILPRHEQGAGHMAEGYARASGKPGVVLVTSGPGATNVVTPMQDALSDGTPLVVFCGQVPTTAIGSDAFQEADVVGISRACTKWNVMVKNVAELPRRINEAFEIATSGRPGPVLVDLPKDVTAGILRRAIPTETALPALPSAASRAAMEASRKHLEHTLKRVADLVNKAKQPVIYAGQGIIQSEGGPELLKELADKASIPVTTTLQGLGGFDELDEKSLHMLGMHGSAYANMAMQEADLIIALGARFDDRVTLNVAKFAPGARAAAAEKRGGIVHFEVMPKNINKVVQATEAVEGNVGSNLKLLLPEVQAKTMDDRKEWFGKINEWKKKWPLSHYERAERNGLIKPQTLIEELSKLTADRKDKTYIATGVGQHQMWTAQHFRWRHPRSMITSGGLGTMGFGLPAAIGAKVAQPDALVIDIDGDASFGMTLTELATAAQFNIGVKVIVLNNEEQGMVTQWQNLFYEDRYAHTHQVNPDFMKLADSMRVQGRRCVDPADVVDSLKWLINSDGPALLEVVTDKKVPVLPMVPAGSALHEFLVFDAEKDKKRREMMRERTSGLHG; translated from the exons ATGATGCTCCGAAGTCGCCAGGCCACCAAGGCCCTGAGAGCCTTGGGCCAGACACGGCACttcacctcgacgacacaacccgccgccgtccaggccccGAGAAAGGTCGCCTCGGGGCGGCGGAATCAAgctaccgccgccacgtctGCCGCTCC CAATGTCCGCGCTACGCCGAGTCCTGCGTTCAACGCGGAGGACCAACAAAAACACAACCATGTCCAGCCGCTGGTCAATCCCCAGAAGAGCGACATGGACGAATC GTTCATcggcaagacgggcggcgagatcTTTCACGAAATGATGCTGAGGCAAGGCGTCAAGCACATCT TTGGAtaccccggcggcgccatcctGCCCGTCTTCGATGCCATCTACAACTCAAAACACTTCGACTTCATCCTGCCCAGAcacgagcagggcgccggcCACATGGCCGAGGGTTATGCCCGCGCGTCCGGCAagcccggcgtcgtcctcgtcacaTCGGGGCCTGGCGCCACCAACGTCGTGACCCCGATGCAGGACGCCCTGTCTGACGGCacgcccctcgtcgtcttttGCGGCCAGGTCCCGACCACGGCCATCGGCAGCGACGCCTTCcaggaggccgacgtcgtGGGCATCTCCCGCGCCTGCACCAAGTGGAACGTCATGGTCAAGAACGTCGCGGAGCTGCCGCGGAGAATCAACGAGGCATTTGAGATTGCCACGAgcggccgccccggccccgtcctcgtcgacctgccCAAGGACGTCACCGCCGGTATCCTGCGGAGAGCCATCCCCACGGAGACGGCTCTGCCCGCGCtgccgagcgccgcctcgcgcgccgccatggaggcgAGCCGGAAACACCTCGAGCACACTCTcaagcgcgtcgccgaccttgtcaacaaggccaagcagccCGTAATCTACGCTGGTCAGGGCATCATTCAGTCCGAGGGCGGGCCCGAGCTCCtcaaggagctggccgacaaGGCCTCCATCCCCGTCACCACGACTCTccagggcctgggcgggttcgacgagctcgacgaaaAGTCGCTGCACATGCTCGGCATGCACGGCTCGGCCTATGCCAATATGGCCATGCAGGAGGCcgacctcatcatcgccctggGCGCGCGCTTCGACGACCGCGTCACCCTCAACGTGGCCAAGTTTGCGCCCGGtgcgagggccgccgcggctgagAAGCGCGGTGGCATCGTCCACTTTGAGGTGATGCCCAAGAACATCAACAAGGTGGTGCAGGccaccgaggccgtcgagggcaacGTCGGCAGCAACCTCAAGCTCCTCCTGCCCGAGGTGCAGGCCAAGACCATGGACGACCGCAAGGAGTGGTTCGGCAAGATCAACGAGTGGAAGAAGAAGTGGCCGCTGTCGCACTATGAGCGTGCGGAGCGCAACGGGCTCATCAAGCCGCAGACTCTGATTGAGGAGCTGAGCAAGCTGACGGCGGACCGCAAGGACAAGACGTACATTGCCACGGGCGTCGGGCAGCATCAGATGTGGACGGCCCAGCACTTCCGGTGGAGGCACCCGCGCAGCATGATCACGTCGGGCGGCCTGGGAACCATGGGCTTTGGCCTGCCGGCGGCCATCGGCGCCAAGGTGGCGCAgcccgacgccctcgtcatcgacatTGACGGTGACGCCTCGTTCGGCATGACGCTGACggagctggcgacggcggcgcagttCAACATTGGCGTCAAGGTCATTGTGCTGAACAATGAGGAGCAGGGCATGGTGACGCAGTGGCAGAACCTCTTCTACGAGGACCGCTACGCGCACACGCACCAGGTCAACCCCGACTTTATGAAGCTGGCCGACTCGATGCGcgtccaaggccgacgatgcgTGGACCCGGCCGACGTGGTCGACAGCCTGAAGTGGCTGATCAACAGCGACGGCCCGGCCCTGCTGGAGGTGGTGACGGACAAGAAGGTGCCCGTCCTGCCCATGGTGCCAGCGGGCTCGGCCCTGCACGAGTTTTTGGTGTTTGACGCAG AAAAGGACAAGAAGCGACGAGAGATGATGCGGGAGCGGACCTCGGGCCTGCACGGCTAG
- a CDS encoding uncharacterized protein (EggNog:ENOG503NVT4~COG:U~TransMembrane:14 (i121-139o145-164i198-217o223-244i256-279o285-309i321-340o352-373i394-416o428-449i456-475o487-507i528-549o579-598i)) encodes MTAAPASKASTPTLAEEAPPATTPTLPADDGQSCYNGTTTCHSVVDFATSSTLGKEEGEDGGDEKRWQRQVGDASPLSSPRTDVDNDNTDEEAAAAAAAAATGAHMLTDADIQRLGRERPAVFSGWVSETLFVFTIVSSMMMSEYFISGFNIILPPVSVALNIAPSSRTWPAGVTNLTIAALLQPCARACDIFGAKRVFLCGHAWLFAWALGCGFSADPTVLIVCRAMQGIGAAAFLPAGLALLSGAFRPGPRKNLVFAIYGAFAVIGFFFGIVVGALAAEYLSWRWYFWIGSILVMLVAVVGAVYIPAEAGERDPDARMDWLGVVTIVPGLVLVVFAFTDGGHAPQGWRTPYVYVTLVLGLLFLAAAVYVQGWVSAQPLLPPDLFKHRCMKRLMAGLFCSYGVFGLFLFYASFYIENVMQKSPILTAAWFTPLAAGGMFLAIAGGLVMHIIPNRLLMIISGLGFFVSSLLFALIPAPDTGRSDSFLYWAYVFPAMLCGTIGVDITFNVTNVFITTAMPRRHQAAASGLINSLLYLGIAFWLGIAELAISAKVQTESGSAGSSLDDLDEVLAPREQYQIGFWTGVALSAVALSLTSTVRMGQAEAGLTADEKAELERVARQESRQQA; translated from the exons atgacggccgcgccggcgtcaaaggcctcgacgccaacgctggccgaggaggcgccgcccgcgacaaCACCAACGCTacccgccgacgacgggcagagCTGCTacaacggcaccaccacgtgccacagcgtcgtcgactttgccacgtcgagcacgttggggaaggaggaaggggaagaCGGGGGTGATGAGaagcggtggcagcggcaggtcggcgacgcctcTCCGTTGTCGTCACCTCGCACAGacgtcgacaacgacaacaccgacgaggaggcagcggcagcggcagcagcggcagcaaccGGTGCGCACATGCtcaccgacgccgacatccagcgcctcggccgcgagcgccccgccgtcttctccgGGTGGGTGTCGGAGACGCTCTTCGTCTTCACCATCGTGTCctccatgatgatgagcgaGTACTTCATCAGCGGCTTCAACATCATCCTGCCGCCCGTGTCCGTGGCGCTCAACAtcgcgccctcgtcgcgcacctggcccgccggcgtcaccAACCTGAccatcgccgcgctgctgcagccgtgcgcccgcgcgtgcgACATCTTCGGCGCCAAGCGCGTCTTCCTCTGCGGCCACGCCTGGCTCTTCGCCTGGGCCCTCGGCTGCGGCTTCAGCGCCGACCCCAccgtcctcatcgtctgCCGCGCCATgcagggcatcggcgccgcggcgtttCTCCCCGcggggctggcgctgctgagcGGCGCGTTccgccccggcccgcgcaagaacctcgtcttcgccatctacggcgcctttgccgtcatcggcttcttcttcggcatcgtggtcggcgccctcgccgcagaGTACCTCAGCTGGCGCTGGTACTTTTGGATCGGCAGCATCCTCGtcatgctcgtcgccgtcgtcggcgccgtgtACATCCCCGCCGAGGCAGGGGAGCGGGACCCCGACGCGCGCATGGACTGGCTCGGCGTGGTGACCATCGTGCCGGggctcgtgctcgtcgtcttcgccttcaccgacggcgggcacgcgCCCCAGGGCTGGCGCACGCCGTACGTCTACGTGACGCTcgtgctgggcctgctgttcctcgccgccgccgtgtacgTCCAGGGCTGGGTCTCGgcgcagccgctgctgccgcccgaccTGTTCAAGCACCGGTGCATGAAGCGCCTGATGGCGGGGCTGTTTTGCTCGTACGGCGTGTTTGGGCTGTTTTTGTTTTACGCCAGCTTCTA CATCGAAAACGTCATGCAAAAGTCGCCCATCCTCACGGCCGCGTGGTTCAcccccctcgccgcgggcggcatgttcctcgccatcgcgggcgggctcgtcaTGCACATCATCCCCAACCGGCTGCTCATGATCATCTCGGGGCTCGGCTTCTTCGTGTCGAGCCTGCTCTTCGCGCTCATCCCCGCGCCCGACACGGGCAGGTCGGACTCGTTCCTCTACTGGGCGTACGTCTTCCCGGCCATGCTGTGCGGCAccatcggcgtcgacatcACCTTCAACGTCACAAACGTCTTCATCACCACGgccatgccgcgccgccaccaggccgccgccagcgggcTCATCAACAGCCTGCTGTACCTGGGCATCGCCTTTTGGCTGGGCATCGCGGAGCTGGCCATATCGGCCAAGGTGCAGACCgagagcggcagcgccgggtcgtcgctcgacgacttggacgaggtgctggcgccgcgcgaGCAGTACCAGATTGGCTTCTGGACGGGCGTCGCGCtgtcggccgtggcgctgtcgttgacgtcgacggtgcgcatggggcaggccgaggcgggcctGACGGCGGACGAAAAGGCTGAGCTGGAGCGGGTGGCGCGGCAAGAGTCGCGCCAGCAGGCGTGA
- a CDS encoding uncharacterized protein (EggNog:ENOG503NY01~COG:I), whose translation MPPPPDRSALSPRAIVRDLWTTALGLPPALLDPDPDPGSDGDDDDGDDGGPLVLPGLDGRTESLAGVDVEQPALPSSFRIGALAQSVVALAGLAAALADSTRPPSPPPPTTTAAREASQNAAVDAAASSPSSSSPSSTHRLRLPKVTVPLRHAVAEFQSERLYTLVPHHTSSASSPSPSSSSPCPAAAAAAAVVGGLYATPLDGSAVRIHDALPNHARAALDLLGLGGPAGPYAADDDDDDGDDGSSAADDEAAAAAAARLKSGGEQRGRDRDCNANESNGIDNCKGDTNSTSTSTSRQHRAVSRADIARRVALHTSLQLEHLAHETPSGAVLYALRSYAQWDAHPQAAHTPDSPVLIRRIAMPSSSSSSSPSPSWPLRPIPSSSSSPLTSDQHTTPRGCLAGLRVLELSRIIAAPVAGRTLAAHGASVLWLTSPTLPTLPALDVDLARGKRTIQLDLDSAAEDDHPGQQMRLLHALIRDADVVIQGYRPGSLAARFGLTPEHLARINPRLAVVANLSAFGPAGPWAGRRGFDSLVQTCTGMNVSEAAHRAGRADDDDDHYHIDEHDHDDDDEQDHNDDSDNDDDNEDNGDETNRKAHHHHHPPALPLPCQALDHASGHLLAAGICAALYRRAAAAAAAPDVDGHGYGHGDGHRHGDGGDGDGSSSGPYIVDVSLSATARYLRSLGQYPGARGFSSVSSSSSPPSSTSSLAAHAGQAAADGGDHLHGGGGDGTQDDFFETRETGLGTLTAVRHSAAVEGRRVGWDVMPKPLGSDEPRWP comes from the coding sequence atgcccccgccccccgacCGCTCCGCCCTCTCCCCGCGCGCCATCGTCCGCGACCTCTGGaccaccgccctcggcctgccgcccgcgctgctcgacccggacccggaccccGGCTCcgacggtgatgatgatgatggcgatgacggcgggccgctcgtcctccccggcctcgacgggcgcACCGAGtccctcgccggcgtcgacgtcgagcagcccgccctgccgtcgtcgtttcgcatcggcgccctggcgcagagcgtcgtcgcgctggcGGGCCTGGCCGCTGCGTTGGCCGActcgacacgcccgccatcaccaccaccaccaacaacaacagcggcCAGAGAGGCAAGCCAAAACGCAGCCGTagacgcagcagcatcgtcaccatcatcatcatcgccatcatcaacgcaccgcctccgcctccccaaGGTCACCGTCCCGCtgcgccacgccgtcgccgagttCCAGTCGGAGCGCCTCTACACTCTCGTCCCGCATCATacctcgtccgcgtcctcgccttcaccttcgtcttcgtccccatgtccagccgccgccgccgccgccgccgtcgtgggtGGGCTCTACGCCACGCCCCTCGACGGGTCGGCTGTGCGCATCCACGACGCGCTGCCCaaccacgcgcgcgcggccctcgacctgctcggcctGGGTGGTCCCGCCGGCCCCTACGCtgcagatgacgacgacgatgatggcgacgacggttcctctgctgctgatgatgaggcggcggcagcagcggcagcaaggtTGAAGTCCGGGGGTGAGCAGCGTGGGAGGGATCGAGACTGCAATGCAAACGAGAGCAATGGCATCGACAACTGCAAGGGCGATaccaacagcaccagcaccagcaccagtAGACAACATAGAGCCGTCTCCCGCGCAGACATTgcccggcgcgtcgcccTCCACACCAGCCTGCAactcgagcacctcgcccaCGAGACGCCCTCGGGCGCCGTCCTCTACGCGCTGCGCTCCTACGCGCAGTGGGACGCCCACCCGCAAGCCGCGCACACGCCCGACTCGCCCGTTCTCAtccgccgcatcgccatgccctcttcgtcctcttcatcctctccctctccctcctggCCACTACGGCCCatcccttcctcctcctcctcccccctgaCATCAGACCAACACACCACCCCCCGCGgctgcctcgccggcctccgcGTCCTCGAACTCAgccgcatcatcgccgcccccgtcgccggccgcaccctcgccgcccacggcgcctCCGTCCTCTGGCTCACCTCCCCGACGCTGCCCACCCTcccggccctcgacgtcgacctcgcccgcggcaaGCGCACCATCCAGCTCGACCTGGActctgccgccgaggacgaccacCCGGGGCAGCAGATGCGCCTCCTGCACGCCCTcatccgcgacgccgacgtcgtcatccagGGGTACCGCcccggcagcctcgccgcccgcttcgGCCTCACGCCCGAGCACCTCGCGCGCATCAacccgcgcctcgccgtcgtcgccaacctcTCCGCGTTTGGGCCCGCGGGCCCGTGGGCCGGCCGCAGGGGTTTCGACAGCCTGGTGCAGACGTGCACGGGGATGAACgtgtcggaggcggcgcaccGCGCGGGAcgtgctgacgacgacgatgaccacTACCACATTGATGAACacgaccatgacgacgatgatgaacAAGACCATAACGACGATAGTGATAATGATGACGACAACGAAGACAACGGTGATGAAACCAACCGCaaagcccaccaccaccaccatccccccgccctccccctcccctgccaGGCCCTCGACCACGCAAGCGGCCACCTCCTCGCAGCAGGCATCTGCGCCGCCCTCTaccgacgcgccgccgctgccgccgccgcccccgacgtAGACGGACACGGATACGGACACGGAGACGGACACCGacacggagacggcggcgacggcgacggcagcagcagcggcccctacatcgtcgacgtctccctctccgccacggcgcgctaCCTCCGCAGCCTAGGCCAATAccccggcgcccgcggcttctcctccgtctcctcttcctcctccccaccctcctccacttcgtccttggccgcgcaCGCTgggcaagccgccgccgacgggggtGACCAcctccacggcggcggcggcgacggcacccaGGACGACTTCTTCGAGACGCGCGAGACCGGCCTCGGGACCCTCACCGCGGTGCggcacagcgccgccgtcgagggcagGCGCGTGGGCTGGGACGTCATGCCCAAGCCCCTGGGGAGCGACGAGCCGCGGTGGCCGTAG